The following are from one region of the Apostichopus japonicus isolate 1M-3 chromosome 17, ASM3797524v1, whole genome shotgun sequence genome:
- the LOC139985124 gene encoding uncharacterized protein isoform X1, which translates to MERLTVQDRMKQFKAELKTEYEYSYRFIRPIPFLEKQYPVQRLFLEGGVEYLSKDQTKHQHRWQKLDSYKEIFNKNVMKDNRWIIEGEPGSGKSFLTLQLTYEWCANDGESCLCDVDILIVVKMRQLSGVSSIYEAIKRFVLSKDSKFSIDAIEEILSEAETSLVIVLDGIDEYPHHSQSNHFMNIIKKIILPKCKLIVTTRSGKIPHECVDWTNRVRLTGFSTETQERYVREVLTSGNDDETLNVIKEWLPSTSILYEFYQIPLIFVTYAHLSHDTESELLHFTSITSFFSHVISSFYCHFDNKMECANMDSGFVTSEKHNQEFNRLSFQGLQLQSESPQWKKDLLINEIGESFIETFISIGILREEDRISNQTEETLSNSEAIKIIKFYHNLYCDWYAAHYLADVIAKVDDPDNKSDGDEGLEILEDLDPFTFQYLYRFACGLNPACAKHILDYLSHIECGDVFVMLCLLEQRGKVDGIKDNLREICPRTLQMRNQDTRVIQRSVLQLINIAAREKIPVSSLYLFESFQSVDVLTSHIVLKSQLRIPILENVEQLWFEQNGHEMTEIELHGILSFVAKCKKLKKVRFNYSLLPVGFHHSATLTSLNENNVEVLWYPSEVWYRLNLNSGTWQHKIGKTDLTEEDYIRVVSSFRDMNV; encoded by the exons aTGGAGCGCCTAACAGTGCAAG ACCGTATGAAGCAATTCAAAGCAGAGCTGAAAACggagtatgaatattcatatcggTTCATTCGACCAATCCCTTTCTTAGAGAAACAATACCCAGTCCAACGTTTGTTTCTCGAGGGAGGAGTTGAATATCTCTCTAAAGATCAGACTAAACATCAACATCGCTGGCAGAAACTAGATTCTTACAAAgaaatttttaacaaaaatgtaATGAAAGATAACCGATGGATTATTGAAGGTGAACCAGGGTCCGGTAAATCATTCCTAACCTTACAACTCACGTATGAGTGGTGTGCTAATGACGGGGAATCGTGTCTGTGTGACGTAGACATATTGATTGTAGTTAAGATGAGACAATTATCAGGTGTGTCGTCTATTTATGAGGCTATTAAACGTTTCGTTTTATCCAAAGACTCTAAATTTTCTATTGATGCTATTGAAGAAATACTTAGTGAAGCAGAAACCTCTTTAGTGATTGTGCTAGATGGGATTGACGAGTACCCTCACCACAGCCAATCaaatcatttcatgaatatcatCAAGAAAATAATCTTACCAAAATGTAAACTTATCGTTACAACACGATCAGGTAAAATACCTCACGAATGTGTTGATTGGACCAACCGTGTAAGATTAACGGGATTTAGTACTGAAACACAGGAAAGGTACGTACGTGAAGTATTAACATCAGGTAATGATGATGAAACACTGAATGTTATCAAGGAATGGCTTCCAAGTACTTCAATCCTCTATGAATTCTATCAGATCCCTCTAATCTTTGTTACGTATGCTCACCTCTCTCACGACACTGAAAGTGAACTACTGCATTTTACCTCCATCACCAGTTTCTTCAGTCACGTGATCAGCTCTTTTTATTGTCATTTTGATAATAAGATGGAATGTGCTAATATGGACAGTGGCTTTGTAACAAGTGAGAAACACAACCAGGAGTTTAATAGACTTTCGTTTCAGGGTCTTCAGTTACAATCTGAAAGTCCTCAGTGGAAGAAAGATTTACTTATCAACGAGATTGGAGAATCTTTCATTGAAACATTCATAAGCATTGGGATATTACGAGAGGAGGACAGAATATCAAACCAAACTGAAGAAACTCTATCAAATTCTGAAGCcattaaaattatcaaattttatcACAACCTTTACTGTGATTGGTACGCTGCTCATTATTTGGCTGACGTCATCGCTAAAGTTGATGATCCCGATAATAAGTCTGATGGAGACGAAGGACTCGAAATACTAGAGGACTTGGATCCTTTTACCTTTCAGTACCTTTACCGATTTGCGTGTGGCTTAAATCCAGCATGTGCGAAACACATATTAGATTATCTGAGCCATATAGAATGTGGAGATGTCTTTGTGATGTTGTGTTTACTTGAACAACGTGGAAAGGTAGATGGAATCAAAGACAATCTGAGAGAAATCTGTCCCAGAACATTACAGATGAGGAATCAAGATACTAGGGTGATACAGAGATCTGTTTTACAACTGATAAACATCGCTGCTAGAGAAAAG ATACCAGTTTCAAGTTTATATCTCTTTGAGTCTTTCCAGTCAGTAGATGTCTTAACCAGTCATATTGTTCTTAAATCTCAACTTCGTATTCCAATACTAGAGAACGTTGAGCAACTTTGGTTTGAGCAAAACGGACACGAAATGACAGAAATTGAGTTGCATGGAATACTCAGCTTTGTAGCAAAGtgtaaaaaactgaaaaaagtAAG ATTTAACTATTCGTTGTTACCAGTCGGATTTCATCATAGTGCAACATTGACGTcactaaatgaaaataatgttgAAG TTTTATGGTATCCATCAGAAGTTTGGTATCGTTTGAATCTCAACTCTGGTACTTGGCAG cACAAAATCGGCAAAACTGATCTCACTGAAGAAGACTACATTAGAGTG
- the LOC139985124 gene encoding uncharacterized protein isoform X2, with translation MKQFKAELKTEYEYSYRFIRPIPFLEKQYPVQRLFLEGGVEYLSKDQTKHQHRWQKLDSYKEIFNKNVMKDNRWIIEGEPGSGKSFLTLQLTYEWCANDGESCLCDVDILIVVKMRQLSGVSSIYEAIKRFVLSKDSKFSIDAIEEILSEAETSLVIVLDGIDEYPHHSQSNHFMNIIKKIILPKCKLIVTTRSGKIPHECVDWTNRVRLTGFSTETQERYVREVLTSGNDDETLNVIKEWLPSTSILYEFYQIPLIFVTYAHLSHDTESELLHFTSITSFFSHVISSFYCHFDNKMECANMDSGFVTSEKHNQEFNRLSFQGLQLQSESPQWKKDLLINEIGESFIETFISIGILREEDRISNQTEETLSNSEAIKIIKFYHNLYCDWYAAHYLADVIAKVDDPDNKSDGDEGLEILEDLDPFTFQYLYRFACGLNPACAKHILDYLSHIECGDVFVMLCLLEQRGKVDGIKDNLREICPRTLQMRNQDTRVIQRSVLQLINIAAREKIPVSSLYLFESFQSVDVLTSHIVLKSQLRIPILENVEQLWFEQNGHEMTEIELHGILSFVAKCKKLKKVRFNYSLLPVGFHHSATLTSLNENNVEVLWYPSEVWYRLNLNSGTWQHKIGKTDLTEEDYIRVVSSFRDMNV, from the exons ATGAAGCAATTCAAAGCAGAGCTGAAAACggagtatgaatattcatatcggTTCATTCGACCAATCCCTTTCTTAGAGAAACAATACCCAGTCCAACGTTTGTTTCTCGAGGGAGGAGTTGAATATCTCTCTAAAGATCAGACTAAACATCAACATCGCTGGCAGAAACTAGATTCTTACAAAgaaatttttaacaaaaatgtaATGAAAGATAACCGATGGATTATTGAAGGTGAACCAGGGTCCGGTAAATCATTCCTAACCTTACAACTCACGTATGAGTGGTGTGCTAATGACGGGGAATCGTGTCTGTGTGACGTAGACATATTGATTGTAGTTAAGATGAGACAATTATCAGGTGTGTCGTCTATTTATGAGGCTATTAAACGTTTCGTTTTATCCAAAGACTCTAAATTTTCTATTGATGCTATTGAAGAAATACTTAGTGAAGCAGAAACCTCTTTAGTGATTGTGCTAGATGGGATTGACGAGTACCCTCACCACAGCCAATCaaatcatttcatgaatatcatCAAGAAAATAATCTTACCAAAATGTAAACTTATCGTTACAACACGATCAGGTAAAATACCTCACGAATGTGTTGATTGGACCAACCGTGTAAGATTAACGGGATTTAGTACTGAAACACAGGAAAGGTACGTACGTGAAGTATTAACATCAGGTAATGATGATGAAACACTGAATGTTATCAAGGAATGGCTTCCAAGTACTTCAATCCTCTATGAATTCTATCAGATCCCTCTAATCTTTGTTACGTATGCTCACCTCTCTCACGACACTGAAAGTGAACTACTGCATTTTACCTCCATCACCAGTTTCTTCAGTCACGTGATCAGCTCTTTTTATTGTCATTTTGATAATAAGATGGAATGTGCTAATATGGACAGTGGCTTTGTAACAAGTGAGAAACACAACCAGGAGTTTAATAGACTTTCGTTTCAGGGTCTTCAGTTACAATCTGAAAGTCCTCAGTGGAAGAAAGATTTACTTATCAACGAGATTGGAGAATCTTTCATTGAAACATTCATAAGCATTGGGATATTACGAGAGGAGGACAGAATATCAAACCAAACTGAAGAAACTCTATCAAATTCTGAAGCcattaaaattatcaaattttatcACAACCTTTACTGTGATTGGTACGCTGCTCATTATTTGGCTGACGTCATCGCTAAAGTTGATGATCCCGATAATAAGTCTGATGGAGACGAAGGACTCGAAATACTAGAGGACTTGGATCCTTTTACCTTTCAGTACCTTTACCGATTTGCGTGTGGCTTAAATCCAGCATGTGCGAAACACATATTAGATTATCTGAGCCATATAGAATGTGGAGATGTCTTTGTGATGTTGTGTTTACTTGAACAACGTGGAAAGGTAGATGGAATCAAAGACAATCTGAGAGAAATCTGTCCCAGAACATTACAGATGAGGAATCAAGATACTAGGGTGATACAGAGATCTGTTTTACAACTGATAAACATCGCTGCTAGAGAAAAG ATACCAGTTTCAAGTTTATATCTCTTTGAGTCTTTCCAGTCAGTAGATGTCTTAACCAGTCATATTGTTCTTAAATCTCAACTTCGTATTCCAATACTAGAGAACGTTGAGCAACTTTGGTTTGAGCAAAACGGACACGAAATGACAGAAATTGAGTTGCATGGAATACTCAGCTTTGTAGCAAAGtgtaaaaaactgaaaaaagtAAG ATTTAACTATTCGTTGTTACCAGTCGGATTTCATCATAGTGCAACATTGACGTcactaaatgaaaataatgttgAAG TTTTATGGTATCCATCAGAAGTTTGGTATCGTTTGAATCTCAACTCTGGTACTTGGCAG cACAAAATCGGCAAAACTGATCTCACTGAAGAAGACTACATTAGAGTG